In Planctomycetaceae bacterium, a single window of DNA contains:
- a CDS encoding DUF1559 domain-containing protein has translation MVNLDAYSSRIAASQNPFESQMHHYVNIPADWNQSGVSPGGGADPQQDKIDELINKDTGVSWIQVRSDNFSQSMHTIYDGATNTFLLAENLNAGVSGTWSNPAPNNCTFVYPVETSAVDNTNFSDPPVPSGLNGLPNRMKDGGEGLPFPSSGHPGVCNFAFCDGGVKSISDDVDRRVYLQLLTPGGSKPRFTGFVPQTPLSDSDY, from the coding sequence ATGGTTAATCTGGATGCATATTCTTCGCGGATTGCTGCCAGCCAGAATCCTTTCGAATCACAGATGCATCACTACGTAAACATTCCTGCGGACTGGAATCAGAGTGGCGTCTCGCCCGGGGGAGGTGCGGATCCGCAGCAGGATAAGATTGACGAGCTGATCAATAAGGACACGGGTGTTTCGTGGATCCAGGTTCGCAGCGATAATTTCAGTCAGTCCATGCATACCATCTACGATGGTGCGACCAACACGTTTCTTCTTGCAGAAAATCTGAACGCAGGAGTTTCGGGGACATGGTCCAACCCTGCGCCAAACAATTGCACGTTTGTCTATCCAGTCGAGACCTCTGCCGTGGATAATACCAACTTCAGCGATCCGCCTGTTCCCTCCGGACTCAACGGTCTTCCAAATCGGATGAAGGATGGTGGAGAAGGTTTGCCGTTCCCTTCTTCCGGACACCCGGGTGTCTGCAATTTTGCATTTTGTGACGGCGGCGTGAAATCCATTTCTGATGATGTGGATCGTCGGGTGTATCTGCAACTGCTGACCCCCGGTGGTTCGAAGCCGAGATTCACCGGATTTGTTCCCCAAACTCCCCTCTCAGACAGCGACTATTAG
- a CDS encoding DEAD/DEAH box helicase produces MSTAEVTFHSLNLAEKVQSAVDTRGYTVPTPIQAQTIPHLLEGRDVLGQASTGTGKTAAFALPLLSRIDLKDRSTQVLVLCPTRELAIQVATSFSTYGEDLPGLNVQPIYGGASYTNQIRELKRGCQVVVGTPGRVMDHMRRGTLNLQYVRCLVLDEADEMLRMGFVDDVKWILEQTPPQRQVALFSATMPDPIRRIANEHLKDPATVTIRSEMRVANTIRSRYLVAPFREKTGALIRILETEKTDGVIVFVKTRETTLRVADDLVANGYSAIAINGDIVQKQREHTIEQLKNGKFDILVATDVAARGLDVQRISHVINYDLPHDSEAWIHRIGRTGRAGREGEAILFLTPGERRHLRSLERSTRQTIEEMEFPSSRAVNERRKEDLKERLKAATSASQFEMFKRLMSEVQQDTGMALEDLVAATAVLMQGDKPFFMKDVKKDPYGARSRGPSHDVRGDRFGQSRDRRDSRGPANSRDRWEDQRSRPGRDQQGHRDWQESRSSDSRHDSRGADRRSQNFGSPDDRSLASPGPQTRHHERTGNGGYGNAPRHETPRSVPVESDVQQPLPVMEIPKSVTHEGVTVPSNPVVVTPVVSTTVVSTAVTGKQHVIKTRADASMFDPPTPVQATSFNSDPAIPPSDAAVTGSATPPPVGDSFATRDFRRPPVETGPASDRGDRRTAPRGDRSFSDERPARGGRPSREDRNPRGERPFRSERPGRDDQRRAPGGRRGGPEKGMETFRLEVGHEHGVQPGNIVGAIANEAGIDSRNIGRINIQDDHCYVDLPVGMPPEIFRGLKDVIVMGRHLRITRSDSPSPSDSYRSGGSGSRGQRPGGDQRNHGGHRSGPPRRDGEGGGFRGRGQGDREQRSFRPADRGGRADGGRPEGGRSEGRPGRDAGGFRGGKGPRGNKFRK; encoded by the coding sequence ATGTCTACCGCTGAAGTTACATTTCATTCGCTGAACCTGGCCGAAAAAGTTCAGTCTGCCGTTGATACGCGCGGCTACACCGTCCCCACCCCCATTCAGGCCCAGACCATTCCCCATTTGCTGGAAGGTCGGGATGTCCTTGGGCAGGCCAGTACTGGCACAGGCAAGACAGCCGCGTTCGCGCTGCCGCTACTTTCGCGAATCGATCTGAAAGACCGATCTACGCAGGTACTTGTGCTTTGTCCGACCCGGGAATTAGCCATTCAGGTTGCGACTTCGTTTTCAACCTACGGCGAAGACCTGCCCGGTCTGAACGTGCAGCCCATCTATGGTGGCGCGTCTTACACAAACCAGATTCGTGAACTGAAGCGAGGCTGTCAGGTTGTTGTGGGGACCCCCGGCCGTGTCATGGATCATATGCGTCGCGGCACTTTGAATCTGCAGTATGTGCGATGCCTGGTTCTTGATGAGGCGGACGAAATGCTTCGCATGGGTTTCGTCGACGACGTGAAATGGATTCTCGAACAAACACCGCCGCAAAGACAGGTGGCCTTGTTTTCTGCAACGATGCCGGATCCGATTCGGCGCATTGCGAATGAACATTTGAAGGACCCTGCAACGGTCACGATTCGTTCTGAGATGCGTGTCGCCAATACCATTCGGTCCCGTTATCTGGTGGCTCCTTTCCGGGAGAAAACCGGCGCTCTGATTCGTATTCTGGAAACAGAAAAGACGGATGGAGTGATCGTGTTCGTCAAGACGCGAGAGACTACGCTGCGAGTCGCAGACGATCTGGTGGCCAATGGTTATTCGGCCATTGCTATTAACGGCGATATCGTCCAGAAGCAGCGGGAGCATACGATTGAACAATTGAAGAACGGAAAGTTCGATATTCTGGTGGCGACAGACGTTGCTGCTCGAGGGCTGGATGTGCAGCGAATTAGTCACGTCATTAATTATGACTTGCCGCATGACTCCGAAGCCTGGATCCATCGAATCGGGCGGACCGGGCGCGCTGGACGCGAAGGCGAGGCCATTTTGTTTCTGACCCCCGGTGAACGGCGACACCTGCGAAGCCTTGAGCGATCGACACGTCAGACCATAGAAGAAATGGAATTCCCCTCTTCGCGTGCGGTGAATGAACGTCGAAAAGAAGATCTGAAAGAACGATTAAAGGCGGCCACCAGCGCTAGTCAGTTTGAAATGTTCAAACGGTTGATGTCGGAAGTACAACAGGATACCGGCATGGCGCTGGAAGACCTTGTGGCCGCAACAGCCGTGCTGATGCAGGGCGATAAGCCGTTCTTTATGAAGGATGTCAAGAAAGATCCCTATGGTGCCAGGAGCCGTGGACCATCGCACGATGTTCGCGGAGACCGTTTCGGGCAAAGCCGCGACCGAAGAGACTCTCGGGGACCAGCCAATTCCCGGGATCGATGGGAAGATCAACGCAGTCGTCCCGGACGAGATCAGCAGGGTCATCGGGACTGGCAGGAAAGCCGCAGCTCCGATAGCCGTCATGATAGCCGCGGCGCGGATCGACGTAGTCAGAACTTCGGAAGCCCCGATGATCGAAGCCTGGCGAGCCCTGGTCCGCAGACTCGGCACCACGAACGCACTGGCAACGGGGGCTATGGGAATGCTCCGCGGCACGAAACTCCGCGATCGGTTCCTGTTGAGTCCGATGTTCAGCAGCCGCTCCCAGTGATGGAGATCCCCAAATCTGTGACTCACGAGGGAGTCACAGTGCCTTCGAACCCGGTCGTGGTCACTCCGGTTGTGTCGACAACAGTTGTATCAACCGCCGTCACTGGTAAGCAGCACGTGATCAAGACCCGGGCCGATGCATCGATGTTCGATCCGCCAACGCCCGTTCAAGCCACCTCTTTCAACTCGGATCCGGCCATTCCACCATCGGATGCTGCAGTGACCGGTTCAGCTACTCCGCCACCCGTCGGCGATTCGTTTGCGACAAGAGACTTCCGCCGTCCGCCAGTAGAGACTGGACCTGCATCCGACCGTGGCGATCGCCGTACCGCCCCGCGCGGGGATCGATCGTTCTCGGACGAACGGCCGGCACGCGGTGGCAGACCATCCCGTGAAGACCGGAATCCGCGCGGCGAACGACCATTCCGTTCAGAACGACCTGGTCGCGATGACCAGCGACGAGCACCAGGCGGACGGCGAGGCGGTCCGGAAAAAGGAATGGAAACGTTCCGGCTGGAGGTTGGTCATGAGCATGGCGTACAGCCGGGAAACATTGTCGGAGCGATCGCGAATGAAGCCGGCATTGATTCTCGAAACATCGGCAGGATCAATATTCAGGATGATCACTGTTATGTCGATCTGCCCGTCGGCATGCCGCCGGAAATCTTCCGCGGACTGAAAGACGTCATCGTGATGGGCCGACATCTTCGCATCACTCGATCCGATAGTCCGTCTCCTTCCGATTCCTATCGCTCCGGAGGATCAGGTTCTCGTGGACAGCGTCCAGGCGGCGATCAGCGAAATCATGGTGGACATCGGAGTGGCCCACCGCGCCGCGATGGCGAGGGAGGTGGATTCCGAGGGCGTGGTCAGGGTGATCGAGAGCAGCGGTCGTTCCGACCTGCCGATCGGGGTGGAAGGGCTGACGGCGGTCGTCCGGAAGGTGGCCGCTCAGAAGGCCGTCCGGGACGAGATGCTGGTGGATTTCGGGGTGGCAAGGGCCCACGTGGCAATAAGTTCCGTAAGTAG
- a CDS encoding cobaltochelatase subunit CobN, producing MIRPSCGIAQDQQRQDPAPKMAFIGLHGGVFETLKTFAEDQSLKLTYLRDGNIADGTASLDGVSVLFLQHTRDDLRRQYQELIKAARSDNPSLRVFSLSGLAEADLPELTKAGVVEKDEALSAYYGSSPENLRRLLIYARVKLLGQPGEILPPDAESQVFGLFHPESRDMFGGVEPFLEWARKKKLPTIDGPRVVIAVHGTHLTFQQPRVVEALVRECERNGALAVAMVDYGPDYERDVREFRPAVIIHTCHSRERVSFREELEVPHLHSIFMREQSINDWQVALQGLSSSEMAFHIVGQELLGAIEPQVTSGTPGGRGSEEAFTPIADRVEHLVSRAMRWVRLGTAPNRDKRIAFVYYDREMGQAELMRGSATGMFMNGPRSMVNVLQAMQQQGYGLDQVPESEDQLLAWMMEHGRQIGVWAPGVLERLARSGNAVLIPTEDYVEWFEKRVPADLRDDVIQRWGPPPGKFLVWKQNEKQYLVIPRVDLGNVILLPQPLRGEAQDTSLVHDLRVPPPHNYLATYFWLDEEFHADAMVHFGTHGSEFMLPGKPTGLSGHDWPDIVLGSIPNINPWVLNNLGESSPVKRRAYAVLIDHLVPPSVNAELSDQLSNLHDDIDKWVVLSDGALREKFREAITQQVRDTGLAVDCHLDLPDGQLVTPEQIDTVLTYLHDIHNETTPVSLHVFGKPPADELLLPYLVVCGGSDLLTQLGELIDVPASESLTPGDRKKYLRRAAEELVRLHLRKNFSLKDALDSVGARLPENTVSEQLEETFQKLTRLSDGFRQTPQEVEQLLAALNGRFIPPGPGNSPDRNPASLPTGRNMYVMNPEEVPTQPSWELGRQLVDQLLQERLKKTGRYPQKIAFTLNSFATFQDYGVMESQILYLLGCRPQWDEKNLVADVELIPLDELGRPRVDVFIAGLSYYRDMLPTRMRLIDRAVRLVAEAEEPEGQNPIRQNSLAVEQQLIASGVASELAAVQSRGRIFGYPEGQMGSAGYYYLVEKSGEWDTREQLMDVYLGQVRNVYTEGAWGTPAAEAYNRHIQGTEIVLRSWSDRTRSPLSNKYDWYHGGSLALAVEHLTGQKPEFLLSDVRDPDAARVVSAEDALRQDFRVRLFNRKWIEGMMREGYAGADQISVHVTNSLGWTIMRPGSVGDDYWTEIIDTFIRDKKNLQIKEWFESENPFAYQDLTETLLETIRKGYWQPDADTIREIAAEYARSVVQHGEGGGLRGGGNFKLEAFVQQTLAEPNDKDLNDLLTRLKQRAVDETLLAGGTLDSTAPTIAQTHPAMSTENSETNTETQEPDASPENTESPEVTGKVLEPVNQQPSLSASSDVPESPPREYPWSMIAVFACLLLIGAGYASRWGIAKS from the coding sequence ATGATAAGACCGTCATGCGGCATCGCGCAGGATCAGCAGCGTCAGGATCCAGCACCGAAGATGGCGTTCATTGGCCTGCATGGCGGCGTCTTTGAAACTCTCAAAACGTTTGCCGAAGATCAGTCACTGAAGCTGACTTACCTGCGAGACGGCAATATCGCAGACGGAACCGCGTCACTGGATGGCGTTTCCGTTCTGTTTCTGCAGCACACGCGCGACGACCTCCGACGACAGTATCAAGAATTGATTAAAGCTGCTCGCAGTGACAACCCGTCGCTGCGTGTGTTCAGTTTGTCCGGGCTGGCTGAAGCGGACTTGCCGGAGTTGACCAAAGCCGGCGTTGTTGAAAAGGATGAAGCTCTTTCGGCCTACTACGGGAGCTCGCCGGAGAATCTTCGGCGATTGCTCATTTACGCTCGCGTCAAACTGCTGGGGCAGCCGGGCGAGATTCTTCCGCCTGATGCCGAGTCGCAGGTTTTCGGGCTGTTTCATCCGGAATCCAGAGACATGTTTGGCGGCGTTGAGCCGTTTCTTGAATGGGCCAGAAAGAAGAAACTTCCGACAATCGACGGGCCGCGAGTCGTGATCGCTGTGCATGGCACGCATCTGACGTTTCAGCAGCCTCGCGTTGTGGAAGCGCTGGTTCGCGAATGCGAACGAAACGGCGCTCTGGCCGTTGCCATGGTGGACTATGGTCCCGATTACGAACGTGATGTCAGGGAGTTTCGTCCTGCAGTTATCATCCACACCTGTCACAGCAGAGAGCGTGTTTCCTTTCGTGAAGAACTTGAGGTCCCGCATCTGCATTCCATCTTTATGCGTGAACAGTCCATTAACGACTGGCAGGTGGCCCTGCAGGGACTGTCTTCCAGTGAAATGGCATTTCACATTGTTGGCCAGGAACTGCTTGGCGCGATTGAGCCTCAGGTGACATCCGGGACACCGGGCGGCCGAGGAAGCGAAGAAGCATTCACGCCGATTGCTGACCGAGTGGAGCATCTTGTCAGTCGTGCGATGCGCTGGGTTCGACTGGGCACCGCTCCGAATCGAGACAAGCGCATCGCCTTTGTGTATTACGACCGCGAAATGGGGCAGGCGGAGTTAATGAGAGGCAGCGCAACGGGCATGTTCATGAACGGCCCGCGCAGCATGGTGAATGTTCTGCAGGCGATGCAGCAGCAGGGCTACGGACTGGATCAGGTTCCTGAGTCAGAAGACCAACTGCTGGCGTGGATGATGGAACATGGTCGTCAGATCGGTGTCTGGGCACCAGGAGTTCTCGAACGCCTGGCTCGAAGCGGTAACGCAGTGCTGATTCCAACAGAAGACTATGTCGAGTGGTTCGAAAAGCGTGTTCCTGCCGACCTTCGTGATGACGTGATTCAGCGCTGGGGGCCTCCGCCGGGGAAGTTTCTGGTCTGGAAACAAAACGAAAAGCAATACCTTGTGATTCCGCGAGTGGACCTGGGCAACGTGATTTTGCTGCCGCAACCGCTCCGAGGTGAAGCCCAGGACACTTCGCTCGTTCACGATCTGAGAGTTCCTCCACCACATAACTATCTCGCGACTTATTTCTGGCTGGACGAAGAATTCCACGCCGATGCGATGGTTCATTTCGGAACCCATGGCTCAGAATTCATGTTGCCGGGTAAGCCAACCGGACTGTCGGGACACGATTGGCCGGACATCGTGCTGGGCAGCATTCCGAATATCAATCCGTGGGTATTGAACAATCTGGGTGAGTCCTCTCCGGTGAAACGCCGGGCTTATGCCGTTCTGATTGATCACCTGGTCCCGCCGTCGGTCAATGCAGAACTTTCGGATCAACTGAGCAACCTGCACGATGACATCGACAAGTGGGTTGTGCTGTCGGATGGTGCGTTGCGTGAGAAATTCCGGGAAGCAATCACACAGCAGGTTCGGGATACCGGTCTGGCTGTGGACTGCCACCTGGATTTGCCGGACGGGCAACTGGTGACGCCGGAACAGATTGATACGGTGCTGACGTATCTGCATGACATTCATAATGAAACCACTCCGGTCAGCTTGCATGTGTTTGGTAAACCTCCGGCAGACGAGTTGCTGCTGCCGTATCTTGTGGTGTGCGGCGGCAGCGATCTGCTGACACAACTTGGTGAGCTGATCGATGTACCTGCCAGCGAATCGCTGACTCCGGGAGACCGGAAGAAGTATCTTCGCCGCGCGGCCGAAGAATTGGTTCGGCTGCATTTGCGAAAAAACTTTTCCCTGAAAGATGCCCTCGATTCCGTGGGTGCACGACTTCCTGAAAACACCGTTTCGGAACAACTGGAAGAGACGTTTCAAAAGCTGACCCGACTCAGCGACGGATTTCGGCAGACGCCGCAGGAAGTCGAACAACTGCTGGCGGCGCTCAATGGGCGATTCATTCCCCCCGGTCCGGGCAACAGCCCCGATCGCAATCCTGCTTCGCTGCCCACCGGCCGCAATATGTACGTCATGAACCCAGAGGAAGTCCCGACGCAACCGTCCTGGGAACTTGGACGCCAGCTGGTCGATCAGCTTCTGCAGGAACGTTTAAAGAAGACCGGGCGGTATCCCCAAAAGATTGCCTTCACGCTCAATTCCTTTGCCACGTTTCAGGATTATGGAGTGATGGAGTCGCAGATTCTTTATCTGCTGGGTTGTCGGCCTCAATGGGATGAGAAGAACCTTGTGGCGGATGTCGAACTGATTCCGCTGGACGAGCTCGGTCGGCCTCGAGTGGACGTCTTCATTGCCGGACTGTCGTATTATCGAGACATGCTTCCCACGCGGATGCGGCTGATCGACCGCGCGGTACGCCTGGTGGCAGAAGCAGAAGAGCCGGAAGGCCAGAACCCGATTCGGCAGAACAGTCTGGCCGTTGAGCAACAGCTGATCGCATCAGGTGTCGCCTCTGAGCTTGCCGCAGTGCAGTCTCGCGGGAGGATCTTCGGCTATCCGGAAGGGCAGATGGGATCTGCAGGATATTACTACCTGGTTGAGAAGTCTGGCGAATGGGATACCCGCGAACAGCTGATGGATGTTTATCTTGGCCAGGTCCGCAACGTCTATACGGAAGGCGCTTGGGGAACTCCGGCCGCCGAAGCCTACAACCGCCACATTCAGGGAACAGAGATCGTTCTGCGAAGCTGGTCGGATCGTACTCGCAGTCCGCTTTCCAACAAATACGACTGGTACCACGGTGGCAGTCTTGCGCTGGCCGTCGAACATTTGACCGGCCAGAAGCCCGAGTTTCTTTTGTCGGACGTACGCGACCCGGACGCTGCCCGGGTCGTCTCCGCAGAAGACGCACTTCGACAGGACTTCCGCGTGCGTCTGTTCAATCGCAAGTGGATTGAAGGCATGATGCGCGAAGGGTACGCCGGTGCGGATCAGATTTCCGTTCACGTCACGAACTCGCTGGGCTGGACGATCATGCGGCCGGGCAGCGTGGGTGACGATTACTGGACCGAGATCATCGACACGTTCATTCGCGATAAAAAGAACCTTCAAATCAAGGAATGGTTCGAGTCCGAAAACCCCTTCGCGTATCAGGACCTCACGGAGACTCTGCTCGAGACAATTCGCAAAGGTTACTGGCAGCCCGATGCCGACACGATTCGCGAGATTGCCGCAGAGTATGCTCGGTCCGTCGTTCAGCATGGCGAAGGGGGAGGACTTCGCGGTGGTGGGAACTTCAAACTGGAAGCCTTCGTTCAGCAAACTCTTGCAGAACCGAATGACAAGGACCTGAATGATCTGCTGACACGTCTTAAACAAAGAGCCGTCGATGAGACGCTCCTGGCAGGAGGAACACTGGATAGTACGGCTCCGACCATTGCTCAGACACACCCGGCAATGTCCACCGAGAACAGTGAAACAAACACGGAAACGCAAGAGCCCGATGCAAGTCCTGAGAACACTGAGAGCCCGGAAGTGACAGGCAAGGTGCTTGAGCCAGTCAACCAGCAACCGAGTCTGTCGGCGAGTTCCGATGTTCCTGAATCACCACCACGAGAATATCCGTGGAGTATGATTGCGGTATTCGCCTGCCTGCTGTTGATTGGTGCTGGCTATGCTTCGCGTTGGGGGATTGCGAAGTCATGA
- a CDS encoding DUF1559 domain-containing protein: MLKGEMSSTSSTTSISTSSIQRPIAISRRLGFTLIELLVVIAIIAILIALLLPAVQQAREAARRTQCKNNLKQLGIALHNYHDTHGMFPAGHMESGVDGPSYRHQFGWLTYLLPFVEQAPLYKQVNFSQIDLTLSAHQNPAFMAVGGTDVSAFICPSDPTGRNNSDWAPTNYLGNQGTTCQSRDKSGSGVFGHNSWMKIRDITDGTSNTIAAAEILKGDFNVNSVRDNYIFIRNAADANNIDTCQAFPPNSSDLGGVWLGGTPQNNLFSTNRTPNDRRFDCISPNFGCTNFAARSQHVGGAQVILADGSVHFISESISIEVYHALGTRNGGEVVGEF; this comes from the coding sequence ATGTTAAAGGGTGAGATGTCTTCAACTTCTTCAACGACTTCCATTTCAACTTCTTCCATTCAACGCCCGATTGCGATCTCGCGGCGTTTGGGATTTACATTGATTGAACTGTTAGTCGTGATTGCGATTATCGCGATCCTGATCGCATTGCTGCTTCCTGCGGTTCAGCAGGCGCGCGAGGCGGCTCGGCGAACTCAGTGCAAGAACAATCTGAAGCAGCTCGGGATTGCATTGCACAACTATCATGATACCCATGGAATGTTTCCGGCCGGGCACATGGAGAGTGGAGTCGACGGGCCATCGTATCGTCATCAATTCGGCTGGTTGACTTATCTCCTGCCTTTTGTCGAACAGGCACCTCTTTACAAACAGGTCAACTTTTCACAGATTGATTTGACGCTGTCTGCGCATCAGAACCCGGCCTTTATGGCGGTGGGAGGAACGGACGTGTCGGCCTTCATCTGTCCCAGTGACCCGACCGGCCGCAATAACTCAGACTGGGCTCCCACAAATTACCTTGGGAATCAGGGGACGACGTGTCAGTCCAGAGACAAAAGCGGCAGTGGTGTTTTCGGACACAATTCGTGGATGAAAATTCGCGACATCACGGATGGCACTTCGAATACGATTGCGGCCGCTGAGATTCTCAAGGGCGATTTCAATGTGAATTCCGTGAGGGACAATTACATCTTCATCCGAAATGCGGCGGATGCGAATAACATTGACACTTGCCAGGCATTTCCGCCGAATTCCTCTGATCTCGGCGGAGTGTGGTTGGGAGGTACGCCACAGAACAACTTGTTCAGCACCAATCGAACGCCCAACGATCGACGTTTCGACTGCATTTCCCCGAACTTTGGCTGTACGAATTTTGCGGCTCGAAGCCAGCACGTTGGCGGAGCGCAAGTGATTCTGGCAGATGGCTCAGTCCACTTCATCAGCGAAAGCATCAGCATCGAAGTCTACCACGCTCTGGGAACACGAAATGGCGGTGAGGTTGTCGGTGAATTCTGA
- a CDS encoding DUF1559 domain-containing protein produces MKKVGLRGIRKVGRRVGFTLIELLVVISIIATLMALILPAIQQAREAARRTQCQNNLRNIAVAIMSNTTRGKDKIPAYGKYTPILPPGVTNPTPHQVECSPLGGVNWVVTCLPELDRRDLADRWDPAAPPFGGNNFPLARTHLAVLACPDDQSAFG; encoded by the coding sequence ATGAAGAAGGTTGGTTTGCGCGGCATACGTAAAGTGGGGCGTCGGGTTGGTTTTACGTTGATCGAGTTGTTGGTTGTCATTTCGATCATTGCGACTCTGATGGCCCTGATACTGCCGGCCATTCAGCAGGCAAGAGAAGCGGCCCGTCGTACACAATGTCAGAATAATCTGCGCAACATTGCGGTTGCAATCATGTCCAATACAACTCGCGGTAAGGACAAGATTCCGGCCTACGGAAAATACACCCCGATTCTTCCTCCGGGCGTGACCAATCCAACTCCACATCAAGTCGAATGTTCCCCGCTGGGTGGGGTGAACTGGGTTGTGACATGTCTGCCGGAACTGGATCGCCGTGACCTGGCAGATCGTTGGGATCCGGCTGCTCCGCCGTTTGGTGGCAATAACTTCCCCCTCGCTCGCACGCATCTGGCTGTGCTGGCCTGTCCTGATGACCAGTCAGCGTTTGGGTAA
- a CDS encoding DUF2149 domain-containing protein: MDRQPRNRQRYQRLLHDDEHDPLAGVSNLFDVAMVFAVALLIALFARVPASDLLSSSRESPSVDTKDQEDSVPRDGDQLKQFQIGDREAGGRGERLGVAYRLPSGEVIYVPEPQSKGEGMK; encoded by the coding sequence ATGGATCGACAACCACGGAACAGACAGAGGTACCAAAGACTGTTGCACGATGACGAACACGATCCACTGGCGGGAGTTTCGAATCTGTTTGACGTCGCCATGGTCTTTGCGGTCGCGCTGCTGATCGCGCTGTTTGCCCGAGTTCCGGCAAGCGATCTTCTGAGTTCGAGCAGAGAATCCCCGTCAGTCGATACGAAGGACCAGGAAGACTCGGTTCCCCGAGATGGCGATCAACTAAAACAATTTCAAATCGGCGACCGCGAAGCCGGTGGCCGAGGAGAGCGTCTGGGCGTTGCCTATCGACTGCCATCGGGCGAAGTCATCTATGTCCCGGAACCCCAGTCAAAAGGTGAAGGGATGAAGTGA
- the thyX gene encoding FAD-dependent thymidylate synthase, whose protein sequence is MTTDSADPAGDRIALVNDLRWKKFPVLDDGFVCLVDVMGDDSSVVQAARVSYGEGTKKVSDDRTLIRYLLRHRHTTPFEMAEIKFLVRVPMDCWRQWVRHRTANINEYSTRYSLAIDAAQTTTPEEWRTQAESNRQGSGDALPVDLGQQLTDQESDLQTQMRNVYQSRIESGVAREQARKDLPLATYTEAYWKIDLHNLLHFLALRMDSHAQLEIRNYATAIGEQIVKPLFPVVWEAFLDYRMQAMFLTRLDIGVIQRLTANAATAGTSPPFTEEQFLSAQDPAWASLQRSRERDECRGKLQRLGLIVADD, encoded by the coding sequence ATGACCACTGATTCTGCCGATCCCGCCGGTGACCGAATTGCCCTGGTGAATGACCTGCGATGGAAGAAGTTTCCGGTGCTGGATGACGGCTTCGTGTGCCTGGTCGATGTGATGGGTGATGATAGTAGTGTGGTGCAGGCGGCACGAGTCAGCTATGGCGAAGGTACGAAAAAAGTCAGTGACGATCGAACTCTGATTCGGTACCTGCTCAGACACCGGCATACAACGCCTTTCGAGATGGCCGAAATCAAGTTTCTGGTTCGCGTCCCCATGGATTGCTGGCGCCAATGGGTGCGCCACCGTACTGCTAATATCAACGAATACAGCACACGGTATTCTCTGGCCATAGACGCCGCCCAGACAACCACACCGGAAGAATGGCGCACTCAGGCGGAATCTAATCGCCAGGGAAGTGGAGATGCCCTGCCTGTTGACCTTGGCCAGCAATTGACCGACCAGGAGTCCGATCTGCAGACGCAGATGCGTAATGTCTACCAAAGCCGCATCGAATCAGGTGTCGCGCGCGAACAGGCCCGCAAGGACCTGCCACTGGCAACGTACACGGAGGCCTACTGGAAAATCGACCTTCACAATCTGCTGCACTTCCTCGCACTGCGAATGGATAGCCATGCTCAGCTTGAGATCCGGAACTATGCAACCGCCATTGGTGAGCAGATTGTGAAGCCGCTGTTTCCCGTCGTCTGGGAGGCTTTCCTCGATTACCGTATGCAGGCGATGTTTCTGACTCGACTGGACATCGGTGTGATCCAGCGACTGACAGCCAACGCTGCAACAGCCGGGACGTCACCTCCATTCACGGAAGAACAGTTCCTGTCTGCTCAGGACCCTGCCTGGGCCAGTCTACAGCGAAGTCGGGAACGCGACGAATGCCGTGGTAAACTGCAGCGTCTGGGGCTCATCGTGGCGGATGACTAA
- a CDS encoding MotA/TolQ/ExbB proton channel family protein, which translates to MTSLVDALYEFSNALLVPVIASLFVLVLYSLLEIGGSLREWSERRRVRNAWQVHQRELVARSVSFDTSENAKAVYPGLVAVFVKRTLADGGLPIFAEKHAHDVEIESSARLARLSLLIRVGPMLGLMGTLIPLGPALIGLTESNLTGMAEDLVVAFSTTVLGLLVGGVAYAIWLARRQWYAQDLADMDFLLQTLSLKEPPTGFAHSTGET; encoded by the coding sequence ATGACATCACTGGTCGACGCGTTGTACGAGTTCTCGAACGCCCTGCTTGTGCCGGTGATCGCCTCACTCTTCGTGCTGGTGCTTTACTCACTGCTGGAAATCGGCGGTTCGCTGCGCGAATGGAGTGAGCGACGTCGCGTCAGGAACGCGTGGCAGGTTCATCAACGAGAACTCGTTGCCCGGAGCGTTTCATTCGATACCTCTGAGAACGCAAAGGCGGTCTATCCAGGATTGGTGGCAGTCTTTGTGAAGCGAACACTGGCCGATGGTGGACTCCCGATCTTCGCGGAAAAGCATGCTCACGATGTGGAAATTGAATCTTCGGCGCGGCTTGCTCGTTTGAGCCTGCTGATCCGTGTGGGACCGATGCTCGGCCTGATGGGCACGCTGATTCCTCTGGGACCGGCGTTGATCGGGTTGACGGAATCCAACCTGACCGGAATGGCGGAGGACCTGGTCGTCGCCTTCAGCACAACTGTGCTGGGTTTGCTGGTGGGCGGAGTTGCTTACGCGATCTGGCTTGCAAGACGCCAGTGGTACGCTCAGGACCTGGCCGACATGGACTTCCTGCTTCAGACCCTGTCCCTGAAAGAACCACCGACCGGTTTCGCCCACTCCACCGGAGAAACCTGA